The region GCTGCACGAAGAAGTCACCCAGCATATTCACCGTCGGGCGATCGGTCGTCGCGGTGGTGCTCCATGCCTGTTTCATCAGCATCGAGGCAAGCCATGCCAGTAAGGCAAACAGCAGCGCAAAGCCGATAATCCAACGCTTACCGCGCCAAAGCGTGCAGCCCAGGCCGCGCACATCCAGTTCGTTCTCCACAACGACAGAGGTCATAACAAAAGTCCTTATCAGGGTACTGATCGGGGTAACTTATTTTTTATCTTCGCCACTGCTTTGCCAGCGGCGTTTAATGCGACGGATTTTGCGCGCCACACGCCACGCGTGTTTCAGGCAGTAGCCGTAAAGGAAAAACGCCATCAGGAATAACACCAGCATCACCCACTCGGGGATGAAAGCAAGGTACTCGCCCAGCACGCCGATACCGGCTAAAAGCGCAGCAGCCACGGTGATCAGTACAAAGGCCTGGCGGGAGGTGAAGCCGGCACGCATGATCAAATGGTGAATATGCTGGCGGTCAGCTGAGAACGGACTCATCCCCTTACGCAGGCGGCGATACATAATCGCCACCATGTCCATCAGCGGAATGGCAATCAGCCAGAGTGCCGTGACCGGCGTAATCGGATGGCTCAAACCCTGGGTGGTTTCCAGCAGGATCCAGATAATGGTGAAGCCAATCATGGTGCTGCCGGCATCGCCCATAAAGACCTTGTAGCGGCGACCAATCAGACCCAGGTTAAGCAAAATGTAGGGGATGGTGGCGGCAATCATGGCAAAACACCACATAGCGAGGCTGGTCTGACCGTCGAAATAGAGGATGATGCCCATGGCGGCGAAGGTCACACTGGCCAATCCACCCAACAGGCCATCAATACCATCGACCATGTTAAAGGCGTTAATGGCCGCCCAAACGGCGAACAGTGTAAGTACGTAGCCAAATGGCCCAACAACCAATTCCACCGGACCAATGATAAATCCGAGGCTCAGCAGATACAGTTTTGCGCCGACCATCATCACGATGGCCACCGCCGCTTGTACTAATGCGCGGATTTTAACGCTGATATCGAACCGATCGTCCAGTGCACCCACCAGCACCAGCACCCCTGCGCAGCAGAGGAAAAGTGCCGCGTGAGGCAAATAATAATCTGAAATAGCGAAAGCAAAGCAGATCCCCGCATATACGGAGATTCCACCCACTAACGGAATGGCGCCATGGTGTCGTTTTCTTAAATTAGGTGTGTCTACCAGCCCAATTTTTTTAGCGGCTTTACGGGCAAAAAATAGGAACACTAAAGTAAACAGAAAAACAAAACCAAGCTCAGTACTCATAGTGAGTAAATTCACGTTAACGCTCTCAGCTAAAATCATCGACAACAATAAGCAAGATTCTTGCCATTGCCGTATATCCCTTGTCCGAATTCTGCCCGGGAAAAATCTTATTGCTGAAAAAATCAGCACATTTCTGGCACAATCATTATATTTCTTCCTGACTGGGCTAATCCTAATGCCCATAAAAAAAAAACGCCACGTTAAGACGTGGCGTTAGCAATAAATCCTGGCAAATTGTGCGAAAGAATCGCTTCGCTTAGCGATTCAATTTCGCCAACTTACGAACGCTTCATCATATCGAAGAATTCGTCGTTGGTTTTGGTCATCGCCAGCTTATTGATGAGGAACTCCATCGCATCAATTTCACCCATTGGATGGATGATTTTGCGCAGGATCCACATTTTCTGCAGCTCTTCCTGCGTGGTGAGGAGTTCTTCTTTACGGGTACCGGAGCGGTTGTAATCGATCGCTGGGAATACGCGTTTTTCAGCAATTTTACGCGACAGGTGCAGTTCCATGTTACCTGTACCTTTAAATTCTTCGTAAATCACTTCGTCCATCTTCGAACCGGTATCAACCAGCGCAGTCGCGATGATGGTCAGGCTGCCGCCCTCTTCCACGTTACGTGCTGCACCGAAGAAACGCTTCGGACGATGCAGGGCGTTGGCGTCCACACCACCGGTCAATACTTTACCGGAAGCCGGTACCACGGTGTTGTAAGCACGCGCCAGACGGGTGATGGAGTCAAGCAGGATAATAACGTCTTTCTTGTGCTCGACCAGGCGCTTAGCCTTCTCGATCACCATCTCAGCGACCTGAACGTGGCGTGAAGCCGGTTCGTCGAAGGTGGATGCGATGACTTCGCCTTTCACCAGACGCTGCATCTCGGTCACTTCTTCCGGACGCTCGTCAATCAGCAGCACCATCAGCACGCAATCCGGATAGTTGTACGCAATGCTCTGTGCGATGTTCTGCAGCAGCATGGTTTTACCGGCTTTCGGTGGTGCCACGATCAGACCACGCTGACCGCGACCAATCGGCGATGCCAGATCCAGTACGCGAGCGGTCAAATCTTCGGTTGAGCCATTACCGCGCTCCATACGCAGACGATTGTTTGCGTGCAGTGGCGTGAGGTTTTCGAACAGAATCTTATTACGCGCGTTTTCCGGCTTGTCGTAGTTAACTTCGTTAACTTTCAACAGCGCAAAGTAACGTTCACCCTCTTTTGGCGGGCGAATTTTACCAGAAATGGTGTCACCAGTGCGGAGGTTGAAGCGGCGGATTTGGCTGGGAGAAACGTAGATATCATCGGGACCGGCGAGGTAGGAGCTGTCTCCAGAGCGGAGGAAACCAAATCCGTCCTGCAATATCTCCAGCACACCATCACCAAAGATGTCTTCGCCACTTTTCGCATGCTGTTTAAGGATAGAGAAAATAATATCCTGTTTACGCATACGTGCCTGGTTTTCCAGACCCATATTTTCGCCGAGGGTAATCAGCTCAGAAACCGGCGTGTTCTTTAATTCGGTAAGATTCATAGTGAGGGTTCTTAAACTCGGGGTAATTCTCGAAATGATTGTCGTGGGTGGTATGGCAAAAATTCCATGCCGTTAATGGCTCTTTTTCAACTCTGCTCGACGATTATCGTCTGATGTGGCGATAGGAAACGAAGAGATGGTCGAAAGGTGATGCCGAATGTGCTAGTCATCAGATTGCCAAACCACGATAACGTTCAATGCGAGCAGGGTCTGACAAGGGAAAACTTTAGATGCAAACTACAAGGTAAGTGCGTAATGCAGTGAGGTCAACTTAACACGCCTGAATGGAGACGTCCAGCAGTGGCGAAAAAATTCACCACTGCGGAACAACACCGCGCCGGGCTTAGGCCAGGTTAGCGTTCAGGAACTCTTTCAGCTGACCTTTAGACAAGGCGCCTACTTTGGTCGCAGCCACTTCACCGTTCTTGAACAGCAGCAGTGTCGGGATACCACGAATGCCATATTTAGGCGCAGTGCCCGGGTTGTCATCAATGTTCAACTTGGCGATGGTAAGCTTACCGTCGTACTCTTCTGCGA is a window of Pantoea rwandensis DNA encoding:
- the wecA gene encoding UDP-N-acetylglucosamine--undecaprenyl-phosphate N-acetylglucosaminephosphotransferase, producing the protein MSTELGFVFLFTLVFLFFARKAAKKIGLVDTPNLRKRHHGAIPLVGGISVYAGICFAFAISDYYLPHAALFLCCAGVLVLVGALDDRFDISVKIRALVQAAVAIVMMVGAKLYLLSLGFIIGPVELVVGPFGYVLTLFAVWAAINAFNMVDGIDGLLGGLASVTFAAMGIILYFDGQTSLAMWCFAMIAATIPYILLNLGLIGRRYKVFMGDAGSTMIGFTIIWILLETTQGLSHPITPVTALWLIAIPLMDMVAIMYRRLRKGMSPFSADRQHIHHLIMRAGFTSRQAFVLITVAAALLAGIGVLGEYLAFIPEWVMLVLFLMAFFLYGYCLKHAWRVARKIRRIKRRWQSSGEDKK
- the rho gene encoding transcription termination factor Rho gives rise to the protein MNLTELKNTPVSELITLGENMGLENQARMRKQDIIFSILKQHAKSGEDIFGDGVLEILQDGFGFLRSGDSSYLAGPDDIYVSPSQIRRFNLRTGDTISGKIRPPKEGERYFALLKVNEVNYDKPENARNKILFENLTPLHANNRLRMERGNGSTEDLTARVLDLASPIGRGQRGLIVAPPKAGKTMLLQNIAQSIAYNYPDCVLMVLLIDERPEEVTEMQRLVKGEVIASTFDEPASRHVQVAEMVIEKAKRLVEHKKDVIILLDSITRLARAYNTVVPASGKVLTGGVDANALHRPKRFFGAARNVEEGGSLTIIATALVDTGSKMDEVIYEEFKGTGNMELHLSRKIAEKRVFPAIDYNRSGTRKEELLTTQEELQKMWILRKIIHPMGEIDAMEFLINKLAMTKTNDEFFDMMKRS
- the trxA gene encoding thioredoxin TrxA — its product is MSSDKIVHLTDDSFDTDVLKADGVTLVDFWAEWCGPCKMIAPILDEVAEEYDGKLTIAKLNIDDNPGTAPKYGIRGIPTLLLFKNGEVAATKVGALSKGQLKEFLNANLA